From the genome of Deinococcus reticulitermitis, one region includes:
- a CDS encoding gluconeogenesis factor YvcK family protein, whose product MSASPLRPEKRGERKPLPTSQTLAATPPPTLPERGAVTRGKQARRRARMWLEPGLGVKRWLLVFAVCTFIGAVAFLHFTWTGPLHPLATKWILWLNHLTNPEVMPLYITGIVVMGLSLAGALLSISMISRAMLRGTGTAPETAVDVLYERHTLARGPRVVAVGGGTGLSNLLSGLKSHTSNITAVVTVADDGGSSGRLRKSLEMVAPGDLTDCYAALSDSPVLARLLLHRFGRGEGLEGHTFGNLLLATLSEEQGGLGTAMQDIHDVLNVRGQVFPATTRQVTLLAELEDGRTVRGESQFAARIPPSRIRRVRLEPENPPALTQVLEAVGGAELIVLGPGSLFTSIIPALLVPDIARAVRESPAPLVYVASLMTEPGETDGLSLHDHVQAVTFHLGRTPDWVLMNDAPIDEDVRERYHAEGAEVIDLRGAGRDLQSRVRWAPVVQPGTARHAPSALARALLELHPKTR is encoded by the coding sequence ATGAGCGCTTCACCGCTGCGCCCGGAGAAGAGAGGCGAGCGCAAGCCGCTGCCCACCTCCCAGACCCTGGCGGCCACCCCGCCGCCAACCCTCCCCGAGCGGGGCGCGGTGACGCGCGGCAAGCAGGCGCGTCGTCGGGCGCGGATGTGGCTCGAACCCGGCCTGGGGGTCAAGCGCTGGCTGCTGGTGTTTGCAGTGTGCACGTTCATCGGCGCCGTGGCGTTTCTCCATTTCACCTGGACCGGGCCGCTGCATCCCCTCGCCACCAAGTGGATCCTGTGGCTCAACCACCTGACCAACCCGGAGGTGATGCCGCTCTACATCACGGGCATCGTCGTGATGGGGCTCTCGCTGGCCGGCGCACTGCTCTCGATCTCGATGATCAGCCGCGCGATGCTGCGCGGCACGGGAACAGCGCCCGAAACTGCCGTGGACGTGCTTTACGAGCGCCACACCCTCGCGCGCGGGCCGCGGGTGGTGGCGGTGGGGGGCGGCACCGGGCTCTCGAACCTGCTCAGCGGGCTCAAGAGCCACACCTCCAACATCACGGCGGTCGTGACGGTGGCCGACGACGGCGGGTCGAGCGGGCGGCTGCGCAAGTCGCTGGAGATGGTGGCGCCCGGCGACCTCACCGACTGCTACGCGGCGCTTTCCGACAGCCCGGTGCTCGCGCGGCTGCTGCTGCACCGCTTCGGGCGCGGCGAGGGGTTGGAAGGCCACACCTTCGGCAACCTGCTGCTCGCCACGCTGAGCGAGGAACAGGGGGGGCTCGGCACCGCGATGCAGGACATCCACGACGTGCTCAACGTGCGCGGGCAGGTGTTCCCGGCGACCACCCGGCAGGTCACGCTGCTCGCCGAGCTTGAAGACGGCCGCACCGTGCGCGGCGAGAGCCAGTTCGCAGCCCGGATCCCACCCTCACGAATCCGGCGGGTGCGCCTGGAGCCGGAAAACCCGCCAGCGCTCACCCAGGTTCTCGAAGCGGTGGGAGGCGCCGAGCTGATCGTGCTGGGGCCGGGGAGCCTCTTTACCTCCATCATCCCGGCGCTGCTCGTGCCCGACATCGCGCGCGCGGTGCGTGAGTCGCCAGCGCCGCTCGTCTACGTCGCCTCGCTGATGACTGAGCCGGGCGAGACCGACGGTCTGTCGCTGCATGACCACGTGCAGGCCGTCACCTTCCACCTCGGACGCACCCCCGACTGGGTCCTGATGAACGACGCGCCCATCGACGAAGACGTGCGCGAGCGCTACCACGCCGAGGGCGCCGAGGTGATCGACCTGCGCGGCGCCGGGCGTGACCTGCAAAGCCGCGTGCGCTGGGCCCCAGTCGTGCAGCCCGGCACGGCGCGCCACGCCCCGAGCGCCCTGGCCCGCGCGCTGCTGGAGCTGCATCCCAAGACCCGCTGA
- the bshA gene encoding N-acetyl-alpha-D-glucosaminyl L-malate synthase BshA, which produces MTTPSPLSLSPGSSGTRSPKVAVLCHTGAGGSGVVATELGLEVSRAGYEVHFVGTAMPFRLTESQGLRGPYFHQISGFAYALFEQPYPELSAANTLTEVIQEHGVDLTHAHYAIPHASAALHARSITRRGKVMTTLHGTDVTLVGAEPTFRHTTRHAIERSDHVTAVSHSLAGETREMFGIEREIEVIHNFVDSERFHRITDPGVRARFAHPEEALIVHVSNFRPIKRVEDVVQVFARIASEIPARLLMIGDGPERARAFELARDLGVIGRTQFLGSFPDVQTVLGICDLFLLTSSHESFGLAALEAMACEAPVVASNAGGIPEVVEDGVSGFLSPIGDVDGMAHHALRILRDSATYQRMGRAARERAVTHFHPRLIVPQYLAAYARTASQGEG; this is translated from the coding sequence ATGACGACCCCCTCTCCTCTTTCTCTTTCCCCTGGCAGCTCCGGCACCCGGTCGCCCAAGGTCGCTGTGCTGTGTCACACAGGGGCGGGCGGCTCGGGCGTGGTCGCCACCGAACTCGGGCTGGAGGTTTCGCGCGCCGGCTACGAGGTGCATTTTGTCGGCACCGCGATGCCCTTTCGTCTGACCGAGAGCCAGGGCCTGCGCGGGCCCTACTTCCACCAGATCAGCGGCTTCGCCTACGCCCTGTTCGAGCAGCCTTACCCCGAGCTGAGCGCCGCCAACACCCTCACCGAGGTGATTCAGGAACACGGGGTGGACCTCACGCACGCGCACTACGCGATTCCGCACGCCTCGGCGGCGCTGCACGCGAGGTCGATCACGCGCCGGGGCAAGGTCATGACCACCCTGCACGGCACCGACGTGACGCTGGTGGGCGCCGAGCCGACCTTTCGCCACACCACCCGGCACGCGATCGAGCGCAGCGACCACGTCACCGCCGTCTCGCACTCGCTTGCGGGGGAAACGCGCGAGATGTTCGGCATCGAGCGCGAGATCGAGGTGATTCACAACTTCGTCGACTCCGAGCGCTTCCACCGCATCACCGACCCCGGGGTCCGCGCCCGTTTCGCGCATCCGGAAGAAGCATTGATCGTGCACGTCAGCAACTTCCGGCCCATCAAGCGGGTGGAGGACGTGGTGCAGGTCTTCGCACGCATCGCCTCCGAGATCCCGGCGCGGCTCCTGATGATCGGAGACGGCCCGGAGCGCGCCCGCGCCTTCGAGCTCGCGCGTGACCTCGGCGTGATCGGACGCACGCAGTTCCTGGGGTCTTTCCCCGACGTTCAGACGGTGCTCGGGATCTGCGACCTCTTCTTGCTCACGAGTTCGCACGAGAGTTTCGGCCTCGCCGCGCTCGAAGCGATGGCCTGCGAGGCTCCGGTCGTCGCCTCGAATGCGGGCGGCATCCCCGAGGTGGTCGAGGACGGCGTGAGCGGCTTTCTCTCGCCCATCGGAGACGTGGACGGCATGGCGCACCACGCGCTGCGCATTCTGCGCGACTCCGCGACCTACCAGCGGATGGGCCGCGCCGCGCGCGAGCGGGCCGTCACCCACTTTCACCCGCGATTGATCGTGCCGCAGTACCTCGCGGCCTACGCACGCACAGCGTCGCAGGGCGAGGGTTGA
- a CDS encoding restriction endonuclease, whose amino-acid sequence MADRAPSPHDSGGWVVLAFGALLLAFAVPEWRAVAGGGAALALGLWVIGWLFGGPGGGRRGAATVHDPAQLSPREFELWVAGLFAALPGWQAEATRSSADQGADVLASGPGGVRLAVQVKRYRAPVGNGAVQAIVASKALYGCTRAVVITSGPGYTRAAQELARANGVGLWGRAELETLHLCAQRRRALPPELLPTPASGTRIPKKGRGNR is encoded by the coding sequence ATGGCTGACCGCGCTCCTTCCCCGCACGACTCGGGCGGGTGGGTCGTGCTGGCGTTCGGCGCCCTGCTGCTGGCCTTCGCGGTGCCCGAGTGGCGGGCCGTGGCCGGGGGTGGAGCGGCGCTGGCGCTGGGCTTGTGGGTGATCGGCTGGCTGTTCGGCGGGCCAGGTGGGGGGCGGCGCGGGGCGGCCACGGTTCACGACCCGGCCCAGCTTTCCCCGCGCGAGTTCGAGCTGTGGGTGGCGGGACTGTTTGCCGCGCTTCCGGGCTGGCAGGCCGAGGCGACGCGGAGCAGTGCCGATCAGGGCGCCGACGTGCTCGCTTCTGGCCCCGGCGGGGTGAGGCTGGCGGTGCAGGTCAAGCGCTACCGCGCGCCGGTGGGCAACGGCGCGGTGCAGGCGATCGTGGCGAGCAAGGCGCTCTACGGCTGCACCCGTGCGGTGGTGATCACGAGTGGCCCCGGCTACACCCGAGCCGCCCAGGAACTCGCCCGCGCCAACGGGGTGGGGCTATGGGGCCGCGCGGAACTTGAAACCCTGCACCTGTGCGCGCAGCGGCGCCGGGCGCTGCCTCCGGAACTGCTGCCCACCCCGGCGAGCGGAACCCGCATTCCGAAAAAGGGCCGGGGAAACCGTTAA
- the guaB gene encoding IMP dehydrogenase: protein MSVPAAPRDLRNPSEVPTDQSERYRYKFGQEGITFDDVLLQPRHSQVLPHEVDISAQLTRRVRLNLPFVSAAMDTVTETAMAIALAREGGLGVIHKNMGIDAQAEMVRKVKRSESGMIVDPITLPPSATVGDADRLMGEYRISGVPITDPQGKLLGIITNRDMRFVDDLSTPVSEVMTHEDLITVSVGTTLEQAHAIFRQHRIEKLLVTDEAGMLRGLITIKDLTKRLKYPNAAKDDLGRLRVAAAIGVSPELMDRAAALVAAGADVLVLDSAHGHSQGILTALTRVKDTFDVDVIAGNVATRQGARDLILAGADAVKVGIGPGSICTTRVVTGVGVPQITAIFEASAAALEAGIPVIADGGIKQTGDVPKAIAAGASAVMMGSMLAGTDEAPGETILRDGRRYKSYRGMGSLGAMDQGSADRYFQVGRKFVPEGIEGIVAYKGTAGEVLYQFAGGLKSSMGYCGAPDLQTLRDTAQFVRITGASLVESHPHGVTITKEAPNYGGR, encoded by the coding sequence ATGAGCGTGCCTGCCGCCCCGCGCGACCTGCGTAACCCCAGCGAAGTCCCCACCGATCAGAGCGAGCGCTACCGCTACAAGTTCGGTCAGGAGGGCATCACCTTCGACGACGTGCTGCTCCAGCCCCGGCACTCCCAGGTGCTGCCGCACGAGGTGGACATCTCAGCGCAGTTGACCCGGCGCGTGCGGCTGAATCTCCCCTTCGTCTCGGCAGCGATGGACACGGTGACCGAAACCGCGATGGCGATTGCCCTGGCGCGCGAGGGCGGGCTCGGCGTGATTCACAAGAATATGGGGATCGACGCCCAGGCCGAGATGGTCCGCAAGGTCAAGCGCAGTGAGAGCGGCATGATTGTCGATCCCATCACGCTGCCTCCCTCCGCGACGGTGGGCGACGCCGACCGCCTGATGGGCGAGTACCGCATCAGCGGCGTGCCGATCACCGACCCCCAGGGCAAGTTGCTCGGCATCATCACCAACCGCGACATGCGCTTTGTCGACGACCTCTCCACCCCGGTCAGCGAGGTGATGACCCACGAGGACCTGATCACCGTGTCGGTGGGCACCACGCTGGAGCAGGCGCACGCGATTTTCCGCCAGCACCGCATCGAGAAGCTGCTCGTGACCGACGAGGCGGGGATGCTGCGCGGCCTGATCACCATCAAGGACCTCACCAAGCGCCTCAAGTACCCCAACGCCGCCAAGGACGACCTCGGGCGGCTGCGGGTGGCCGCCGCGATCGGCGTGAGCCCGGAGCTGATGGACCGCGCCGCAGCGCTCGTGGCGGCCGGCGCCGACGTGCTTGTGCTCGACTCGGCGCACGGCCACAGCCAGGGCATCCTGACGGCCCTGACGCGGGTCAAGGACACCTTCGACGTGGACGTGATCGCCGGCAACGTCGCCACCCGCCAGGGCGCGCGGGACCTGATTCTGGCCGGCGCCGACGCGGTGAAGGTGGGCATCGGGCCGGGCAGCATCTGCACCACCCGCGTCGTGACGGGCGTTGGCGTTCCGCAGATCACCGCGATTTTCGAGGCCTCGGCGGCGGCGCTCGAAGCCGGCATTCCGGTGATCGCCGACGGCGGCATCAAGCAGACCGGCGACGTGCCCAAGGCGATCGCGGCGGGTGCGAGCGCCGTGATGATGGGCTCGATGCTCGCTGGTACCGACGAAGCACCCGGCGAGACGATTCTGCGCGACGGGCGGCGTTACAAGTCCTACCGGGGCATGGGCAGCCTGGGCGCGATGGACCAGGGCAGCGCCGACCGCTACTTCCAGGTGGGCCGCAAGTTCGTGCCCGAGGGCATCGAAGGCATCGTGGCGTACAAGGGCACGGCGGGCGAGGTGCTCTATCAGTTCGCTGGCGGCCTGAAAAGCTCGATGGGCTACTGCGGCGCCCCGGACCTGCAAAC